Genomic segment of Cronobacter dublinensis subsp. dublinensis LMG 23823:
GTTATTACATCGGTGTGGGCGGCACCATTACCTACCCGCGTGCGCAGAAGACCCGTGACGTGATGGCGCGACTGCCGCTTTCCGCGCTGCTTCTGGAAACCGACGCGCCAGATATGCCGCTTAACGGCTGGCAAGGGCAGCCAAACCGTCCCGAGCGGGTCAACGGTGTGTTTGACGTTCTGTGCGAGCTGCGCCCCGAGCCGCCTGATGTTATCGCCCATACCCTTCTTGAAAACACCCGCACGCTCTTCCCGCGCCTAAAATGTGACCGGAAATCCACGGTTGCTTAAAAAAGCGTAAAGCGTCTGGATTTACCTTCATTCCCTGTCGTTAAATCGCCCCGCCTGCGCGCGCGGGACACTCATAATTCACTCATTACACAGGGATACTGTATGCAAATACTCATGGGGCTGGTGGGAATGTTGGCGTTGCTTGCGATAGCCGTCGCGCTTTCCAGTAACCGTAAAGCGATAAACCTGCGCACCGTCGCGGGCGCCTGGCTGATTCAGGTTGCCATCGGGGCGCTGGTGCTCTACGTGCCGGCGGGCCGTAAAGTGCTGCTGGCGATGTCCGAAGGCGTGGCGAATGTCATCGCTTACGGCAATAGCGGCATTTCGTTTTTGTTTGGCGGCCTGGTGTCGGACAAAATGTTCGAGGTATTCGGCGGCGGCGGGTTTATCTTCGCGCTGCGCGTGCTGCCGGTTATCGTCTTTTTCTCCTCGCTGATTGCGGTGCTTTACTACCTCGGCATTATGCAACTGGTTATCCGCCTGCTTGGCGGCGCGCTGCGTAAAGTGCTGAAAACCTCCCGTACCGAATCGCTTTCAGCCACCGCCAATATTTTTGTCGGTCAGACCGAAGCGCCGCTGGTGGTGCGTCCTTATATCGCGACAATGACCCGCTCGGAACTCTTCGCGGTGATGTGCGGCGGGCTGGCGTCTGTTGCGGGGTCAGTACTGGCGGGCTATGCCCAGATGGGTGTGCCGCTGGAATACCTCATCGCCGCCTCTTTCATGGCGGCGCCCGGCGGTCTGCTGTTTGCGAAAATCATGATCCCGGAAACCGAACAACCCAACGATGCCCCGCACCTTGAGCGCGTGCAGCACGATCCGGATCGTCCGTCGAACGTGCTGGACGCTGCCGCCTCCGGCGCGTCCGCCGGGATGCAGCTGGCGCTGAACGTCGGCGCGATGCTGCTGGCGTTCGTGGCGCTGATTGCTCTGCTGAACGGCATGCTCTCCGGCATCGGCGGCTGGTTTAACCATCCGGAGCTCTCATTGCAGCTGATCCTGGGCTGGGTATTCTCACCGGTGGCGTGGCTGATTGGCGTGCCGTGGGAAGAGGCGATGGTGGCGGGATCGTTTATCGGCCAGAAGCTCATCATCAACGAATTCGTGGCCTACATGAATTTCGGCGAATACCTGAAAGATGACGCCGCCGTGGCGGCCGCCGGTCTGCAGGTGCTCTCGGCGCATACCAAAGCGATTATTTCTTTCGCGCTCTGCGGATTTGCTAACCTTTCTTCTATCGCCATTTTGATTGGCGGGCTTGGCAGCATGGCGCCCAGCCGACGTCATGACGTCGCGCAGCTCGGACTAAAAGCCGTTGCCGCCGGCACGCTCTCGAACCTCATGAGCGCGACCATCGCCGGTGTGTTTCTGGCGCTGTAGCCCTGTGTGAAAATGTTATTATTTTCACATTTTCTGTGACATTCAGGCTGGCCTCGCGCCAGCCTTTTTTGTGTCCGGCGCGCGCTTCAGACTGTCATAATGTTGTGTTAATCACATATAATGGCTGAAAGTATGCAACCATTACTTTGTAATTTGTGAAACAAGGCACAAAATCATTCCGCCCGTCAGTGTTAGAATTTTAACATTGATGGCAATGATGTGCGGTGAGACGGATCTCAGCGTGACGGCGGTCGACGCCGCTCTTCTTCATGGAACCACGACCGCTCCAACGTGTTGAGTTTCTCATCCGAGATGCATTTTTTTGTTGGAGAAAGTTATGACCGATTTAACCAAAAGCAGCCTGCGTGCGCTGCAGCTGATGGACCTTACCACCCTGAATGACGACGACACCAATGAGAAAGTCATCGCATTGTGTCATCAGGCGAAAACCCCGGTGGGCAATACTGCCGCCGTCTGCATCTACCCGCGCTTTATCCCGATTGCCCGCAAAACGCTGAATGCACAGGGCACGCCGGATATCCGTATCGCGACCGTGACCAACTTCCCGCACGGCAACGATGATATCGATATCGCGCTCGCGGAAACCCGCGCGGCTATCGCTTACGGCGCGGATGAAGTGGACGTGGTGTTCCCGTATCGCGCGCTGATGGCGGGCAACGAGCAGGTCGGTTTTGACCTGGTGAAAGCCTGTAAAGAGGCCTGCGCCGCGGCCAACGTGCTGCTGAAAGTCATCATCGAAACCGGCGAACTGAAAGAAGAAGCGCTGATCCGCAAAGCGTCTGAAATTTCCATCAAAGCTGGCGCAGACTTCATTAAAACCTCTACCGGTAAAGTGCCGGTTAACGCGACCCCGGAAAGCGCGCGCATTATGCTCGAAGTGATCCGCGATATGGGCGTGGCGAAAACCGTTGGCTTTAAACCGGCAGGCGGCGTGCGCACCGCAGAAGACGCAGCGAAATACCTGGCGGTTGCCGACGAACTGCTCGGCGCTGACTGGGCGGATGCCCGCCACTATCGCTTCGGCGCCTCCAGCCTGCTGGCAAGCCTGTTACAGGCGCTCGGCCACGGTGACGGCAAAAGCGCCAGCAGCTATTAATCCGCTCTGCGCCTGACAGCGCATCGCTGTCAGGCCCCAGGATCGTAATACGGGCAAGCCGTAGCGCTGCCCGCCATTATTCACCCTAATTCACGGGGGTTATCGTGTTCCTCGCTCAGGAAATTATTCGTAAAAAACGCGACGGCCACGCGCTTAGCGACGACGAAATCCGCTTTTTTATTAACGGCATTCGCGACAATACCGTTTCCGAAGGACAGATCGCCGCGCTGGCGATGACCATTTTCTTTCACGACATGACCATGCCGGAGCGAGTCTCGCTGACGATGGCGATGCGTGATTCCGGCACCGTGCTGGACTGGAAAAGCCTCAATCTGAATGGCCCGGTCGTGGACAAACACTCCACCGGCGGCGTGGGCGACGTCACGTCGCTGATGCTCGGCCCAATGGTGGCGGCGTGCGGCGGCTATATTCCGATGATTTCCGGGCGTGGACTGGGCCATACCGGCGGCACGCTCGATAAACTCGAAGCGATCCCGGGGTTCGATATTTTCCCGGACGATAATCGCTTTCGCGACATTATTAAAAATGTGGGCGTCGCGATTATCGGCCAGACCAACTCGCTCGCGCCGGCGGATAAGCGCTTTTACGCCACGCGCGATATCACGGCGACGGTCGATTCGATTCCACTGATCACCGCCTCGATCCTCGCGAAAAAACTTGCCGAAGGGCTCGATGCGCTGGTGATGGACGTGAAGGTCGGCAGCGGGGCGTTTATGCCCACTTATGCGCTTTCTGAAGAGCTCGCGCAGGCGATTGTCGGCGTGGCTAACGGCGCAGGCGTGCGCACCACGGCGCTGCTGACCGACATGAATGAAGTGCTGGCCTCAAGCGCAGGCAATGCGGTGGAAGTGCGTGAAGCGGTGCGCTTCCTCACCGGCGATTACCGCAACCCGCGCCTGCTGGACGTCACCATGGCGCTGTGCGTGGAGATGCTGCTCTCCGGCGGGCTCGCGAAAGACGACGCCGAGGCGCGCGCGAAACTTCAGCGGGTGCTGGATAACGGCAGCGCGGCGGAAATCTTTGGCCGCATGGTGGCCGCGCAAAATGGCCCGGCGGACTTTGTTGAAAACTACGACCGCTATCTGCCTGCCGCCACGCTCAGCAAAGCTGTTTATGCCGACCGCAGCGGGTTTATTACCGAGATGGATACCCGCGCGCTCGGAATGGCGGTGGTGTCGATGGGCGGCGGTCGTCGTCAGGCGTCCGACAGCATTGATTACAGCGTCGGGTTAACCGATATGGCGCGTCTCGGCGAGCAGGTGGACGGCGAACGACCGCTTGCCATCATCCACGCGAAGAGCGAGGCGAGCTGGCAGGAAGCGGCGGCAGCGGTAAAAGCGGCCATTAAGGTTGACGATACGGCGGCGAAAGCGTCACCGGTTGTCTATCGCAGAATCAGCCAATAAGTGGCATACTGATCTGATCACTTTTTTACAGCGCAAAAGGTACGGAGAAAATATGAAACGTGCATTTATCATGGTGCTGGACTCCTTTGGTATTGGCGCGACGGAAGACGCGGAACGCTTCGGCGACGTGGGCTCCGATACGCTCGGCCACATCGCCGAGGCCTGCGCCAAAGGTGAAGCGGACATCGGCCGTAAAGGCCCGCTGCATCTGCCGAATCTGACAAAGCTGGGCCTTGCGAAAGCGCATGAAGGCGCGACGGGCTTTATTCCTGCCGGGATGGACGGCAATGCGGAAATCACCGGCGCCTACGCCTGGGCACATGAGCTTTCTTCCGGTAAAGATACGCCGTCAGGCCACTGGGAAATCGCTGGTGTGCCGGTCCTGTTCGACTGGGGTTACTTTACCGACGAGAAAAACAGCTTCCCGCAGGAGCTGCTCGACAAGCTGGTGGAACGCGCGAACCTGCCGGGCTACCTCGGCAACTGCCACTCTTCCGGTACGGTGATTCTGGATGAACTTGGCGAAGAGCATATGAAAACCGGCAAGCCGATTTTCTATACCTCTGCCGACTCGGTGTTCCAGATTGCCTGCCACGAAGAGACGTTCGGCCTGGACAGACTCTATGAGCTGTGCGAAATCGCGCGTGAAGAGCTGACCGAAGGCGGCTACAACATTGGTCGCGTGATCGCGCGTCCGTTTATCGGCGATAAAGCGGGCAACTTCCAGCGCACCGGCAACCGTCACGACCTGGCGGTCGAGCCGCCGTCACCGGTGGTGCTGAAAAAGCTGGTGGACGAGAAGGGCGGTCACGTCGTTTCCGTCGGTAAAATCGCGGATATCTACGCCAACATGGGCATCACCAAAAAGGTGAAAGCCACCGGGCTGGACGCGCTGTTCGACGCCACCATCAAAGAGATGAAAGAAGCGGGCGACAACACGATTGTGTTCACCAACTTCGTGGATTTCGACTCCTCCTGGGGCCATCGCCGCGATGTCGCAGGCTACGCGGGCGGCCTTGAGCTGTTCGACCGCCGCTTGCCGGAGCTGCTGGAGCTGGTGGGCGAAGATGACATCATCATCTTTACCGCTGACCACGGCTGCGACCCGACCTGGAAAGGCACCGACCATACCCGTGAGCATATCCCGGTGCTGGTTTACGGCCCGAAAGTGAAACCGGGCTCGCTCGGCCATCGCGAGACGTTTGCCGATATCGGCCAGACCGTCGCCAAATATTTTGGCCTGTCTGACATGGAATATGGCAAAGCGATGTTCTAAAGGGATTGAGGGCGGCCAGATGTCCTCACCCCAACCCTCTCCACAGTGAGAGGGAGCACAGAATACAGGCCGGGTAAGGCGCAGCCGCCACCCGGCGAGATAAAAGATTAAAAAGGAAAATAAGATGGCAACCCCACATATTAACGCCGAGATGGGTGATTTCGCAGACGTCGTACTGATGCCGGGCGACCCGCTGCGCGCTAAACACATTGCAGAAACTTTCCTCGAAGACGTGCGCGAAGTAAACAACGTGCGCGGCATGCTGGGCTTTACCGGTACCTACAAAGGCCGCAAAATTTCCGTGATGGGCCACGGCATGGGCATTCCGTCCTGCTCCATCTACACCAAAGAGCTGATCACCGATTTCGGCGTGAAGAAAATCATTCGCGTGGGCTCCTGCGGTGCGGTACGTGCCGATGTGAAACTGCGTGACGTGGTGATCGGTATGGGCGCGTGCACCGACTCTAAAGTGAACCGTCTGCGTTTCAAAGATCACGATTTCGCAGCCATCGCGGATTTCGACATGGTACGTAACGCGGTTGACGCGGCCAAAGCGCTGGGCGTTGACGCGCGCGTCGGCAACATCTTCTCCGCCGACCTGTTCTATACGCCGGACCCGTCCATGTTCGACGTGATGGAAAAATACGGCATCCTGGGCGTGGAAATGGAAGCGGCGGGCATCTACGGCGTGGCGGCGGAATTTGGCGCGAAAGCGCTGACCATCTGCACTGTGTCCGACCATATCCGCACCCATGAGCAGACCACCGCGGCAGAGCGTCAGACCACGTTTAACGACATGATCAAAATCGCGCTGGAATCCGTGCTGCTGGGCGATAAAGCGTAAGCTTTCGCTGGCATCAGGTGAAAAGAAAAGGGCGCTGCGGCGCTCTTTTTTATTGGCCGTGGTGGGTGGCTTTAAAAGCCAAAAGAAATGGCGGGTGCGCTGACGCTTACCCGCCCTACGCGCGTAAAGAGTGATGTTTTTGCAGGACGGGTAAGCGCAGCGCGCCCGCCATCAGGGCAAAGGTTTTGTAGGGCGGGTAAGCGCACCCGTTAACTCAACGTACCGCCTGCGCCATCCACGCGCCCACTTCGCGAAGCTCCGCCGCCTGCGCCGGAAATTCTGCGGCCAACGCCTCGCAGGTGTGCTGCAACGCGTCGGCCTGATACACGCAGCCCGACAACCGGCTCGCCAGCGCCTCCAGCGGCGCGGGGTTAAGGCTGTCGGTAAACAGCTGAGTGCGGGTGATATGCCCTTTTTCCACATCGAAATGCAGCTCCACGCCGCCCCAGACAAAACGCTCGTCCAGCTGATGCGTAAAGGCGGGCGCCTGGCCGAAATTCCACTCCCAGCTGCTCTGACGGGCGAACGTTTGCGCAAATCCTGGCAAATCCGGGAACGCGTCGGGTGAAATCACCTCGGCGGACACATGCTCGCCGTAATAGGCGAAAAACGCGTCCATCACCGCCTCGCACACCTGGGCGTGCGTGATGCCCGGCCTGAAATCGTTAAGGTTGGCGACGCGCCCGCGCACGGAAGTGATTCCTTTCGCCTGGAGCTTTTTCTTATCCGGGTTCAGGTAATTCGCCAGTCGGCTTAAATCGGCGTTCAGCAGCAGCGTGCCGTGGTGGAAGCCGCGATCCATCGTCTCGCGGTAGGCGGAGCCGGAAATTTTGCGCGGCCCTTCGGCGGTCTCCACCACTAAATCGTTGCGCCCGGAGGCCGACGCCTGCACGCCAAGCTGCGCCAGCGCGTTAATCACAATCGTCGTGGAGACGCTTTTGTCATACTCTGGCTTGCCCGCCATAAAGGTGAAACAGGTGTTGCCGAGATCGTGGAACACCGCGCCGCCGCCGCTGCTGCGCCGGGCCAGACGCACGTTATCTTCCTCCATGCGGCGGGTGTTGCACTCTTTCCACGGGTTCTGCGCCCGGCCAATCACGACGGTGTCAGCGTTGCGCCAAAGAAACAGCACGCGCTGGGTGGCGGGCATCTGGCGGAAGATGCACTCTTCCACCGCCAGGTTAAACCAGGGATCGTAAGAATCGGAAATAAGCAGGCGTAGAGAGGACACGGGCGTTTTCCCTTAAGCATTGAAAAACGCCCATTGTATCACGCGGTGTCACGCGCGTTTGTCGTCCGCTGGCGCGTCGGGTTCGCTCTCTTCTTCGGGCACCGATTTGCTGGCGGTCAGCAGGAATGGCGACTGCTGCCAGCGGGTGCGTTTGCCCTGCAGGAGCGTGCGCGTCAGCACAATGCCGATGGCGAGCGCCAGCAGCATCATCAGGCGCAGAATATTGGTGGTGTTATCGACCTGGCGCGCTTCGGTCGGCAGGCTGTGCGTGTCGAGCGTCAAACGCAGGTAACCGATGGGCCCGCTTTTATCCTGCACCGGCTGAACGATCTGCTCGTTAAAGTAGCTGCCTGCCTTTTTCCCGTCGAGCGCCAGCCGGTCGCGCACGTTAACGCTCTCACCGGCGCGCGCGATAAGTTCTCCCTGCTGGTCATAGACGCTGGCGTCGAGAACGCGGCTCTCTTCCGTCAGCTGGCGCAGAAGCGCGCCTACGCGCTTTTCATCCGGGTTTTCGCCTTTGATCAGCGGCACGAGGCTGTAGCTCACCTGGCGGGCCAGCGTGCGGGCGAGCTCTTCCATCTGGATATTACGGGACTGTTGATGGCTCTGGCTGAACCAGGACGCGCCCTGCATCAGCGCCACCAGCAGCGCCAGACAGATGAGTACAATCACTGCGCGATGCAGCCGAAATTTGAGTTTTGCCCGGGCCATAGAGTACCTGCTTAAATTTTGAAGCTTAATGTTGCCAGAAGCGCCGCAGACAAGGTAGCCTCATGCGTTGTTTTGTCCCGCCCCGATACTATTTACAGGAGCCTGAATGCCGAACAGTCTTACCTGGTGCGACCTGCCGAATGAGGTTTCTCTCTGGCCTGGATTGCCCCTTTCTTTAAGCGGTGACGAAGTGATGCCGCTGGATTATCACGCCGGTCAAAGCGGCTGGCTCCTGTACGGACGGGGTTTAAATAAGCAAAGTCTGACCCAATATCAGCATAAGCTCGGCGCGGCGATGGTTATCGTCAACGCGTGGTGCGTGGAAGATTATCAGGTGATCCGTCTCGCGGGCTCGCTGACGCCGCGCGCGACGCGTCTGGCGCATGATTCCGGCCTCGATGTCGCGCCGCTCGGTAAAATCCCGCATCTGAAAACGCCCGGCCTGCTGGTGATGGATATGGATTCCACGGCTATCCAGATCGAATGCATTGATGAAATCGCGAAGCTTGCCGGAACCGGCGACGAAGTGGCGGAAGTGACCGAGCGCGCCATGCGCGGCGAGCTGGATTTCACCGCCAGCCTGAAAGCGCGCGTTGGCACGCTAAAAGGCGCAGACGCCGATATTCTGCGCCAGGTACGCGACGTGCTGCCGCTGATGCCGGGCCTGACCTCGCTGGTGCTGAAACTGCACGCGCTGGGCTGGAAAGTGGCTATCGCCTCCGGCGGTTTTACTTACTTCGCGCAATATCTGCAGGACAAACTCCACCTGGACGATGTGGTCGCCAATGAACTGGCGGTGGAAAACGGTCGGCTGACCGGCGACGTCACCGGGCAGATTGTTGACGCCCGCTTCAAGGCGCAAACCTTACAGCGTCTCGCTGAAAAATACGCGATCCCGGCAGGCCAGACCGTGGCGATTGGCGACGGCGCCAACGACCTGCCGATGATCCAGACCGCGGGGCTGGGCATTGCCTACCACGCCAAACCGAAAGTGAATGAAAAGACGGAAA
This window contains:
- a CDS encoding NupC/NupG family nucleoside CNT transporter codes for the protein MQILMGLVGMLALLAIAVALSSNRKAINLRTVAGAWLIQVAIGALVLYVPAGRKVLLAMSEGVANVIAYGNSGISFLFGGLVSDKMFEVFGGGGFIFALRVLPVIVFFSSLIAVLYYLGIMQLVIRLLGGALRKVLKTSRTESLSATANIFVGQTEAPLVVRPYIATMTRSELFAVMCGGLASVAGSVLAGYAQMGVPLEYLIAASFMAAPGGLLFAKIMIPETEQPNDAPHLERVQHDPDRPSNVLDAAASGASAGMQLALNVGAMLLAFVALIALLNGMLSGIGGWFNHPELSLQLILGWVFSPVAWLIGVPWEEAMVAGSFIGQKLIINEFVAYMNFGEYLKDDAAVAAAGLQVLSAHTKAIISFALCGFANLSSIAILIGGLGSMAPSRRHDVAQLGLKAVAAGTLSNLMSATIAGVFLAL
- the deoC gene encoding deoxyribose-phosphate aldolase, yielding MTDLTKSSLRALQLMDLTTLNDDDTNEKVIALCHQAKTPVGNTAAVCIYPRFIPIARKTLNAQGTPDIRIATVTNFPHGNDDIDIALAETRAAIAYGADEVDVVFPYRALMAGNEQVGFDLVKACKEACAAANVLLKVIIETGELKEEALIRKASEISIKAGADFIKTSTGKVPVNATPESARIMLEVIRDMGVAKTVGFKPAGGVRTAEDAAKYLAVADELLGADWADARHYRFGASSLLASLLQALGHGDGKSASSY
- the deoA gene encoding thymidine phosphorylase, whose amino-acid sequence is MFLAQEIIRKKRDGHALSDDEIRFFINGIRDNTVSEGQIAALAMTIFFHDMTMPERVSLTMAMRDSGTVLDWKSLNLNGPVVDKHSTGGVGDVTSLMLGPMVAACGGYIPMISGRGLGHTGGTLDKLEAIPGFDIFPDDNRFRDIIKNVGVAIIGQTNSLAPADKRFYATRDITATVDSIPLITASILAKKLAEGLDALVMDVKVGSGAFMPTYALSEELAQAIVGVANGAGVRTTALLTDMNEVLASSAGNAVEVREAVRFLTGDYRNPRLLDVTMALCVEMLLSGGLAKDDAEARAKLQRVLDNGSAAEIFGRMVAAQNGPADFVENYDRYLPAATLSKAVYADRSGFITEMDTRALGMAVVSMGGGRRQASDSIDYSVGLTDMARLGEQVDGERPLAIIHAKSEASWQEAAAAVKAAIKVDDTAAKASPVVYRRISQ
- the deoB gene encoding phosphopentomutase; amino-acid sequence: MKRAFIMVLDSFGIGATEDAERFGDVGSDTLGHIAEACAKGEADIGRKGPLHLPNLTKLGLAKAHEGATGFIPAGMDGNAEITGAYAWAHELSSGKDTPSGHWEIAGVPVLFDWGYFTDEKNSFPQELLDKLVERANLPGYLGNCHSSGTVILDELGEEHMKTGKPIFYTSADSVFQIACHEETFGLDRLYELCEIAREELTEGGYNIGRVIARPFIGDKAGNFQRTGNRHDLAVEPPSPVVLKKLVDEKGGHVVSVGKIADIYANMGITKKVKATGLDALFDATIKEMKEAGDNTIVFTNFVDFDSSWGHRRDVAGYAGGLELFDRRLPELLELVGEDDIIIFTADHGCDPTWKGTDHTREHIPVLVYGPKVKPGSLGHRETFADIGQTVAKYFGLSDMEYGKAMF
- the deoD gene encoding purine-nucleoside phosphorylase yields the protein MATPHINAEMGDFADVVLMPGDPLRAKHIAETFLEDVREVNNVRGMLGFTGTYKGRKISVMGHGMGIPSCSIYTKELITDFGVKKIIRVGSCGAVRADVKLRDVVIGMGACTDSKVNRLRFKDHDFAAIADFDMVRNAVDAAKALGVDARVGNIFSADLFYTPDPSMFDVMEKYGILGVEMEAAGIYGVAAEFGAKALTICTVSDHIRTHEQTTAAERQTTFNDMIKIALESVLLGDKA
- the lplA gene encoding lipoate--protein ligase LplA — translated: MSSLRLLISDSYDPWFNLAVEECIFRQMPATQRVLFLWRNADTVVIGRAQNPWKECNTRRMEEDNVRLARRSSGGGAVFHDLGNTCFTFMAGKPEYDKSVSTTIVINALAQLGVQASASGRNDLVVETAEGPRKISGSAYRETMDRGFHHGTLLLNADLSRLANYLNPDKKKLQAKGITSVRGRVANLNDFRPGITHAQVCEAVMDAFFAYYGEHVSAEVISPDAFPDLPGFAQTFARQSSWEWNFGQAPAFTHQLDERFVWGGVELHFDVEKGHITRTQLFTDSLNPAPLEALASRLSGCVYQADALQHTCEALAAEFPAQAAELREVGAWMAQAVR
- a CDS encoding YtjB family periplasmic protein: MARAKLKFRLHRAVIVLICLALLVALMQGASWFSQSHQQSRNIQMEELARTLARQVSYSLVPLIKGENPDEKRVGALLRQLTEESRVLDASVYDQQGELIARAGESVNVRDRLALDGKKAGSYFNEQIVQPVQDKSGPIGYLRLTLDTHSLPTEARQVDNTTNILRLMMLLALAIGIVLTRTLLQGKRTRWQQSPFLLTASKSVPEEESEPDAPADDKRA
- the serB gene encoding phosphoserine phosphatase, which codes for MPNSLTWCDLPNEVSLWPGLPLSLSGDEVMPLDYHAGQSGWLLYGRGLNKQSLTQYQHKLGAAMVIVNAWCVEDYQVIRLAGSLTPRATRLAHDSGLDVAPLGKIPHLKTPGLLVMDMDSTAIQIECIDEIAKLAGTGDEVAEVTERAMRGELDFTASLKARVGTLKGADADILRQVRDVLPLMPGLTSLVLKLHALGWKVAIASGGFTYFAQYLQDKLHLDDVVANELAVENGRLTGDVTGQIVDARFKAQTLQRLAEKYAIPAGQTVAIGDGANDLPMIQTAGLGIAYHAKPKVNEKTEITIRHADLMGVFCILSGSLNPK